In Anopheles gambiae chromosome 2, idAnoGambNW_F1_1, whole genome shotgun sequence, a single window of DNA contains:
- the LOC133392219 gene encoding uncharacterized protein LOC133392219: MSAKDKRKSGSTYRSIEANNKKLDAELFGESSEAGPSNIQTATSNVEFSEHPHCENHPCPFDEYILQEEYVSDWVTIDAFDDMEVYEEVNEDYDEAEETIHSTQESQHEEEPFDELIRNWALKTYQTHQALNGLLEILRKKTDYQLPKDARTLLKTRQCGKETYPIAGGEFWFPGVRSVLKDHFRDVPPRVSKFSLNFSIDGLPLHKSTRKQFWPILMSIQEMPEVPVLMVGNFFGESKPKSVEEYLRPLVDELNGLMDNGIVIANKPIEIHVRAFIADSPARAFIKGSVYFNHTHGCQKCTVQGKYHSAHRVTCFPGMDHPARTHEDFVQSNYGAHHREKTPLMDLKNFDIIKQIIIADRLHLFDYGVTRTMLKEWKSGKLGGGAKWSEDTISKIDALLKEVELPLEFHCKLRSVEDIGLWKASEFQMFLHYASFIVLKDVLTDVQYDHFMKYYCAVTLLSSEVYKNDWLEAKCLLKEFVLDYGVIYGEHCITSNIHSLLHVYDDVDKFGPLYTISSYPFESKLQHVKNCLRNGHKVLVQAANRISEQKPSTASSNRTNLSFPFLKTKTNGVALHINPQLTLSPGFQSNWFLTHDNYIVKYCSAEQKDSIIIINGRAFNYITETRSYYISPFMKDIYEEDSCNLRTDEMVFLPRDIKCKLVAIKTGNSSLVFVPFLRTLTN; this comes from the exons ATGTCGGCCAAAGACAAGCGCAAGTCAGGATCCACGTATAGATCCATAGAAGCCAATAATAAAAAGCTTGATGCTGAATTGTTTGGAGAGAGTAGTGAAGCTGGGCCAAGTAATATTCAGACAGCTACGTCAAATGTAGAGTTCAGTGAACACCCGCATTGTG AGAACCATCCTTGTCCATTTGATGAATACATCTTGCAAGAAGAATACGTCAGTGATTGGGTTACTATCGATGCATTCGACGATATGGAAGTATATGAAGAGGTCAACGAAGATTACGATGAAGCTGAGGAAACTATACACAGTACACAAGAGTCTCAACACGAGGAGGAACCATTTGATGAGCTTATTCGAAATTGGGCATTAAAAACATACCAAACACATCAAGCGCTAAATGGACTATTAGAAATTTTACGTAAAAAAACGGACTACCAACTGCCGAAAGATGCTCGCACGTTGCTTAAGACAAGGCAATGTGGAAAAGAAACGTACCCTATAGCAGGGGGAGAATTTTGGTTCCCTGGGGTACGATCGGTTCTCAAGGATCACTTTCG CGATGTACCACCAAGAGTCAGCAAATTTTCGTTGAACTTTTCGATTGATGGACTTCCACTGCACAAGAGCACTCGAAAACAGTTTTGGCCCATATTAATGAGCATTCAAGAAATGCCGGAAGTTCCAGTATTGATGGTTGGCAACTTTTTTGGTGAATCGAAACCAAAGAGTGTTGAGGAATATCTGCGTCCGCTAGTCGACGAGCTAAATGGGTTGATGGATAATGGCATTGTAATAGCCAATAAGCCAATCGAAATACACGTTAGAGCTTTCATCGCGGACTCACCAGCACGAGCATTCATAAAAg GTTCAGTTTACTTCAACCACACACATGGTTGCCAAAAATGTACGGTGCAAGGAAAATATCACAGCGCACACCGAGTTACATGTTTCCCGGGAATGGATCATCCAGCAAGAACGCATGAAGATTTCGTCCAATCAAATTACGGAGCACATCATCGGGAAAAAACGCCTCTCATGGATCTTAAGAACTTTGACATCATAAAGCAGATTATTATAGCAGATCGTTTGCACCTCTTTGACTACGGCGTAACAAGAACAATGCTGAAAGAATGGAAATCAGGCAAATTAGGAGGGGGTGCCAAGTGGTCTGAAGACACAATAAGCAAGATTGATGCTTTGCTGAAGGAGGTGGAACTTCCTTTAGAGTTTCATTGCAAACTCCGTTCTGTTGAAGACATTGGATTGTGGAAAGCTAGTGAGTTCCAAATGTTTCTACATTACGCGAGTTTTATCGTTTTGAAGGATGTATTAACAGATGTACAGTATGACcattttatgaaatattactGTGCGGTAACATTGTTATCATCCGAAGTGTATAAGAATGATTGGCTTGAGGCGAAATGCTTGCTAAAAGAGTTCGTTTTAGACTATGGTGTTATCTACGGGGAACATTGCATCACCAGCAATATACATAGTTTGTTGCATGTGTATGATGATGTAGACAAATTCGGCCCGCTTTACACCATTTCATCTTATCCCTTTGAAAGTAAGCTCCAGCATGTTAAGAACTGTCTTCGAAACGGTCATAAGGTTTTGGTGCAGGCTGCAAATAGGATATCGGAGCAAAAACCAAGTACTGCGTCATCAAATAGAACAAATctctcttttccatttttgaaAACCAAAACTAATGGAGTAGCATTGCACATAAATCCACAATTAACTCTTTCTCCTGGTTTTCAGTCCAATTGGTTTTTGACTCATGATAACTACATAGTTAAATATTGTAGCGCAGAACAAAAAGATtcaattataataattaatGGAAGAGCATTCAATTATATAACGGAAACCCGCTCGTACTATATTTCACCTTTTATGAAGGACATATATGAAGAAGATTCATGTAACCTTCGTACCGATGAAATGGTATTTTTACCCAGGGATATAAAGTGTAAATTAGTAGCTATTAAAACAGGTAATAGCAGTTTAGTGTTTGTTCCATTTCTTAGAACATTAACTAATTAG